A single region of the Camelus ferus isolate YT-003-E chromosome 2, BCGSAC_Cfer_1.0, whole genome shotgun sequence genome encodes:
- the LOC116659264 gene encoding basic proline-rich protein-like has product MPKWSKRGDSSYPARKAAWAVSINPSKALTVLLPRPRNTQEHRPREPASRGEDPEGGHWTRPRRAGKVRGGGEARQERKLVSSPPRHPTRPEPPRSRPGAGRSLPPYPTLPGRASSGAGPPPWPPRGTRQTAASLSLPAGPRTSRRRWPAVRREPGPPQQPEPLHWERRRQNSGAPPRAETPACAAPPTPNRRGDGGDSEPGAGSNGGPRPRPAPGPPPSPPASAPPPRPPAAATRTLESASPTPPAPSAPPLPKRRGGAAPPVTAAPVKPWPAIYTSRGSAAFGPHQPAQHASVALPNLARPVALNFSETRLLRWCWTTT; this is encoded by the exons ATGCCCAAATGGAGCAAGAGAGGGGACTCCAGCTACCCTGCTCGCAAAGCTGCCTGGGCAGTCAGTATCAACCCTAGCAAAGCCCTCACCGTCCTCCTACCGCGCCCCCGAAACACCCAGGAGCACCGTCCCCGAGAACCAGCTTCGAGAGGAGAGGATCCAGAAGGCGGTCACTGGACGCGC CCGCGGAGGGCAGGAAAGGTAAGAGGGGGCGGCGAGGCCCGACAGGAAAGGAAACTGGTCTCCAGCCCTCCACGCCACCCCACGCGGCCAGAGCCTCCCAGGTCCCGCCCCGGCGCCGGCCGCAGCCTCCCGCCCTACCCGACCCTCCCAGGACGCGCTTCCTCCGGAGCCGGACCCCCGCCCTGGCCTCCCCGCGGGACAAGGCAG ACCGCGGCGTCGCTTTCCCTCCCGGCAGGGCCGCGGACTAGCCGCCGCCGTTGGCCGGCCGTCCGGAGGGAGCCGGGGCCTCCCCAGCAGCCCGAGCCgctccactgggagaggaggagacaaaACAGCGGCGCGCCGCCCCGCGCAGAGACCCCCGCCTGCGCCGCCCCACCGACCCCCAACCGCCGCGGCGACGGCGGCGACAGTGAGCCAGGCGCGGGGAGCAATGGTGGCCCCCGCCCTCGTCCCGCTCCCggcccccctccctcaccccccgCCTCGGCTCCTCCCCCTCGGCCTCCTGCCGCCGCCACCAGGACACTCGAgtccgcctcccccaccccgcccgctCCGAgcgctcctcccctccccaagcgGCGAGGGGGGGCGGCACCGCCAGTCACCGCCGCGCCTGTCAAACCCTGGCCGGCTATTTATACCTCGCGGGGTTCTGCCGCCTTCGGCCCCCACCAGCCCGCCCAACATGCCTCGGTGGCTCTCCCGAATCTCGCCCGGCCGGTAGCCCTCAACTTCTCTGAAACCCGCCTTCTCAG